A region from the Kribbella shirazensis genome encodes:
- the istB gene encoding IS21-like element helper ATPase IstB, whose translation MTATKPTVKAAASTEAVKQITYLAAALKAPRITEAATRLADQARDAGWTHEDYLAAVLEREVSARNSSGARLRIRAAGFGAVKTLEDFDFDAQPTIRQQVAALASGGFLTEARNVVLLGPPGTGKTHLATALGVAAARHGHRVLFATATDWVTRLTDAHRAGKLPQELTRLRRYGLIIVDEVGYLPFEQDAANLFFQLVSSRYEHASLILTSNLPFSGWGGVFGDQAVAAAMIDRIVHHADVLTLKGASYRLRGRGIDSLPSIRTTTGETES comes from the coding sequence ATGACCGCTACCAAGCCGACCGTGAAGGCCGCTGCGAGCACGGAGGCGGTCAAGCAGATCACCTACCTCGCCGCCGCACTGAAAGCGCCACGAATCACCGAGGCCGCCACCCGGCTGGCCGACCAAGCCCGTGACGCCGGCTGGACTCATGAGGACTACCTCGCCGCGGTCCTCGAACGCGAAGTCAGCGCCCGCAATTCATCCGGCGCCCGACTACGAATCCGTGCCGCTGGGTTCGGTGCGGTCAAGACACTGGAGGACTTCGACTTCGACGCCCAGCCCACGATCCGGCAGCAAGTCGCCGCGCTCGCATCCGGTGGGTTCTTGACCGAGGCCCGCAACGTCGTGCTCCTCGGGCCGCCCGGCACCGGAAAGACCCACCTGGCCACCGCCTTGGGTGTCGCGGCCGCCCGGCACGGACACCGGGTGCTGTTCGCGACCGCGACCGACTGGGTCACCCGCCTCACCGACGCCCACCGCGCCGGCAAGCTCCCCCAAGAGCTCACCCGGCTGCGGCGCTACGGGCTGATCATCGTTGACGAGGTCGGCTACCTGCCCTTCGAACAAGACGCCGCGAACCTGTTCTTCCAGCTCGTCTCGTCCCGCTACGAACACGCCTCGCTGATCCTGACCTCAAACCTGCCGTTCTCCGGCTGGGGAGGCGTCTTCGGAGACCAAGCCGTCGCCGCCGCGATGATCGACCGGATCGTCCACCACGCCGACGTTCTCACGTTGAAGGGGGCCAGCTATCGCCTCCGCGGACGCGGCATCGACAGCCTGCCCAGCATCCGCACCACCACCGGGGAAACCGAGTCCTAG
- a CDS encoding helix-turn-helix transcriptional regulator, producing the protein MTSEADPLWDIDQVAAYLNVPKRTLYRWRTLGYGPRGKKVGRHLRYRANDVIAWFADLSDHILDERWD; encoded by the coding sequence ATGACGTCTGAAGCCGATCCACTCTGGGACATCGATCAGGTGGCCGCGTACCTGAACGTGCCGAAGCGCACTCTCTATCGATGGCGGACGTTGGGGTATGGGCCGAGGGGCAAGAAGGTTGGCCGGCATCTGCGGTACCGCGCAAATGACGTGATCGCTTGGTTCGCCGACTTGAGTGACCACATTCTGGACGAGAGGTGGGACTGA
- a CDS encoding ImmA/IrrE family metallo-endopeptidase — protein MLDAEVRKLRSGSDWSNLLEVAALHPTYGFGNLMLINLQMPDATWVARADAWARLGRQVKTGQAIKILTPIRSRTTSPAAVESAGEAGPAADVEQEVIGFRVGSVYDVSATSGPPISYPYLVANTGYAVARTLWEGLAREAAADGFAVDVRPLGDGSAGFTDFDSRRIVVADHLNDFRAIERLAHEVGHVRMHSPDQGDGKACTGLREVEADSVAYAVLARYGISSETRSFSYLAGWAKAADPDQPANVIKATGVRVTNTSRRLIESADEYLKVHGVMLGPVTLRPQDQLSPSPELDGPVP, from the coding sequence GTGCTCGACGCGGAGGTTCGCAAGCTGCGGTCCGGATCTGACTGGTCCAACCTGCTGGAGGTCGCGGCGCTGCACCCGACGTACGGATTCGGGAACCTCATGCTGATCAACCTGCAGATGCCGGATGCCACGTGGGTTGCGCGAGCGGACGCGTGGGCGCGGCTCGGGCGTCAGGTAAAGACGGGACAGGCGATCAAGATCCTGACGCCGATTCGTTCGCGGACAACTTCACCCGCTGCGGTCGAGTCGGCCGGAGAGGCAGGGCCCGCCGCAGACGTCGAGCAAGAGGTGATCGGCTTCAGGGTCGGTTCGGTGTACGACGTCAGTGCGACATCTGGGCCGCCGATCTCCTACCCATACCTTGTGGCCAACACCGGCTATGCCGTGGCGAGGACGCTGTGGGAGGGCCTGGCGAGGGAAGCCGCGGCGGACGGATTCGCCGTGGATGTGCGTCCGCTTGGCGATGGGTCCGCGGGTTTCACCGACTTCGACTCCCGGCGAATAGTCGTGGCGGATCACCTCAACGACTTCCGTGCTATCGAGCGGCTTGCCCACGAGGTCGGGCACGTCCGGATGCATTCACCGGATCAAGGCGACGGGAAGGCCTGCACGGGGCTTCGCGAGGTGGAGGCTGACTCGGTCGCCTACGCGGTACTCGCGCGATATGGCATTTCCAGTGAGACGAGATCGTTCTCTTATCTCGCGGGCTGGGCGAAGGCGGCCGATCCCGACCAGCCGGCAAACGTCATCAAAGCGACCGGGGTCCGAGTGACGAACACGTCCCGGAGGCTGATCGAATCGGCAGACGAGTACCTGAAGGTTCATGGCGTGATGCTCGGGCCGGTGACGCTCCGGCCGCAGGATCAGCTCTCGCCGTCTCCCGAACTCGACGGCCCCGTGCCGTGA
- a CDS encoding three-helix bundle dimerization domain-containing protein produces MDRSDEERAIGEVVDRLAKQFPAVPTDEVAQVVSQSRPEFDDVPIRDFVPLFVERGAKAPLAAAGIVTICVRRGEALAGPS; encoded by the coding sequence ATGGACAGGTCAGATGAAGAGCGTGCGATCGGGGAAGTGGTCGACCGGCTGGCCAAGCAGTTCCCCGCGGTTCCCACCGACGAGGTCGCGCAGGTCGTGAGCCAATCCCGTCCCGAGTTCGACGACGTCCCGATCCGGGACTTCGTCCCGCTGTTCGTGGAGAGGGGCGCGAAGGCGCCGCTTGCGGCAGCGGGCATAGTCACAATTTGCGTACGACGCGGTGAAGCGCTTGCCGGCCCCAGCTGA
- a CDS encoding helix-turn-helix transcriptional regulator has product MAARTTGSSLAGLLGRRSECLALDHLLAGTRSGRSAALVLRGEAGIGKSALLDYLVEQSTGCRVVRTAGVQSEMELSYAGLHQLCGPLLDQLGELPAPQRDALATAFGLEDGETPSRFLVSLAVLSLLADAAADQPLVCVVDDAQWLDHASAQTLAFIARRLQAESILFVFGLRDPSPGGEILGGLPELRIDGLTEGYARALLSSVVIGRLDDRVRDRIVAETRGNPLALLELPRGLTAAELAGGFARPDARPLSGQIEQGFVDRIRTLPAGTQRLLCAAAAEPTGDVTLLLRAAERLDVASDTTLTTDVSGLLTFDSRVRFRHPLARSAAYRVADLETRRAVHRALAEATDEQLDPDRRVWHLARAASATDEAVAAELERSADRARARGGVAAAAAFLGGAVELTPDPTRRGSRALAAAQAKYQAGAFDAALELAATAELSPLDELDSALLSLLRGQILDTTRSSSSGVPLLLDAAGRLEALDVARARATYRDALHAAINAQGFAGPDVLAISRAVLSGPRPGRRSREQLLLDGVATMITQGYAAGAPTVLRGLRGFEEGELSVQDGLGWLPLASRMAGELWDSRRWSSITGDLVDVARDTGALAALLLALLLRIPNRVAAGDIAAAESVAAEMAAVGEATGAGFLVPYAAVFIEPWKGNEAATHRAIVLLTEHLSTRGQTKTYGDTQWAAAVLFNGLGRFDEAQAAARRASENPDELGLASRALVELVEASARLRQPEEADDAVRRLSAMAAAADTDYAHGIALRCQALVSDDAGEYYQESIRRLGATEMQLDLARTRLCYGEWLRRAGRRTDARTQLAEAHEALSSFGAAGFAERARRELLATGTAVRPRAVATYQALTAQEAQIARLAGDGLTNPEIGARLFISRHTVDWHLRKVYAKLGITSRRELRAVLPDLALTSG; this is encoded by the coding sequence ATGGCTGCGCGGACGACCGGCAGTTCACTCGCCGGGCTGTTGGGGCGTCGGAGCGAATGCCTTGCACTCGACCACCTCCTGGCCGGTACGCGATCCGGGCGGAGCGCGGCGCTGGTTCTGCGTGGCGAGGCCGGGATCGGCAAGTCCGCCCTGCTCGACTACCTGGTCGAGCAGTCCACGGGCTGCCGTGTCGTGCGGACCGCCGGCGTCCAGTCCGAGATGGAGCTGTCGTACGCCGGTCTGCATCAGCTGTGCGGACCGCTGCTGGACCAGCTCGGCGAACTCCCGGCTCCGCAGCGTGACGCACTCGCCACGGCGTTCGGACTCGAGGACGGCGAGACACCCAGCCGCTTCCTGGTCAGCCTGGCCGTGCTGAGCCTGCTCGCCGACGCCGCGGCGGACCAGCCGCTGGTGTGCGTCGTCGACGACGCGCAGTGGCTCGACCACGCCTCGGCACAGACGCTGGCGTTCATCGCCCGCAGGCTGCAGGCGGAGTCCATCCTGTTCGTCTTCGGGCTCCGCGATCCGAGCCCGGGCGGTGAGATCCTCGGTGGCCTCCCCGAGCTCAGGATCGATGGGCTGACCGAGGGCTACGCGCGGGCCCTGCTCAGCTCGGTCGTCATCGGAAGGCTGGACGACCGGGTCCGGGATCGCATCGTCGCGGAGACGCGCGGCAACCCGCTGGCGCTCCTCGAGCTGCCGCGGGGGTTGACCGCGGCCGAGCTGGCCGGAGGTTTCGCGCGCCCCGACGCGCGTCCGCTGTCCGGCCAGATCGAGCAGGGGTTCGTCGACCGGATCCGCACGCTGCCGGCCGGCACCCAGCGCCTGCTGTGCGCGGCCGCGGCCGAACCGACCGGCGACGTCACACTGCTGCTCCGCGCGGCCGAACGGCTCGATGTCGCGTCGGACACCACTCTCACCACCGACGTGTCCGGTCTGCTCACCTTCGACAGCCGGGTCCGGTTCCGGCACCCACTGGCTCGATCGGCCGCCTATCGCGTCGCTGATCTGGAGACCCGGCGCGCGGTTCACCGGGCCTTGGCGGAAGCCACGGACGAGCAGCTCGACCCCGACCGGAGAGTCTGGCACCTTGCCCGCGCCGCCTCGGCAACCGACGAGGCGGTCGCCGCCGAGCTCGAACGGTCCGCCGATCGAGCGCGGGCGCGAGGCGGAGTCGCGGCCGCGGCGGCGTTCCTCGGCGGCGCTGTCGAGCTGACCCCCGACCCCACGCGACGCGGTTCGCGGGCACTTGCGGCGGCACAGGCGAAGTACCAGGCAGGAGCGTTCGACGCCGCGCTCGAACTGGCCGCGACAGCGGAGCTGAGTCCACTCGACGAGCTCGACTCCGCCCTGCTGAGCCTGCTGCGAGGCCAGATCCTGGACACGACGAGGAGTTCGAGCTCGGGCGTGCCGCTGCTGCTCGACGCGGCCGGCCGGCTCGAAGCCCTCGATGTCGCGCGCGCCCGCGCGACGTACCGGGACGCGTTGCATGCGGCGATCAACGCCCAGGGCTTCGCCGGTCCCGACGTACTCGCGATTTCGCGGGCTGTGCTGTCTGGCCCGAGACCTGGGCGGCGGTCACGCGAGCAGCTCCTGCTGGACGGCGTGGCGACGATGATCACGCAGGGGTACGCCGCCGGCGCGCCGACGGTGCTGCGGGGACTCAGGGGATTCGAGGAGGGTGAGCTATCGGTCCAGGACGGGCTCGGGTGGCTTCCACTCGCGTCGCGGATGGCGGGGGAGCTCTGGGATTCCCGGCGCTGGAGCAGCATCACTGGCGACCTTGTCGACGTCGCGCGCGATACGGGAGCGCTCGCGGCGCTCCTGCTCGCGCTGCTGTTGCGGATCCCCAACCGCGTCGCCGCCGGCGACATCGCCGCAGCCGAGTCGGTCGCAGCGGAGATGGCGGCGGTCGGCGAGGCCACCGGGGCCGGATTCCTGGTCCCGTACGCCGCGGTGTTCATCGAGCCGTGGAAGGGCAACGAGGCGGCGACACACCGCGCCATCGTATTGCTCACCGAGCACTTGTCCACTCGCGGCCAGACCAAGACCTACGGCGATACCCAGTGGGCCGCCGCGGTGCTCTTCAACGGCCTAGGCCGCTTCGACGAAGCACAGGCGGCAGCCCGGCGGGCGAGTGAGAACCCGGACGAACTCGGTCTCGCGTCGAGAGCACTCGTCGAGCTCGTGGAGGCGTCCGCGCGGCTCCGGCAGCCGGAGGAAGCTGATGACGCAGTACGGCGGTTGAGCGCGATGGCCGCGGCCGCGGACACCGACTACGCGCACGGCATCGCGCTCCGCTGCCAGGCCCTGGTGAGCGACGACGCCGGGGAGTACTACCAGGAGTCGATCCGGCGGCTCGGTGCCACCGAGATGCAGCTGGACCTCGCGCGGACCCGGCTCTGTTACGGCGAATGGCTGCGCCGTGCCGGTCGTCGTACCGATGCGCGAACCCAGCTCGCCGAGGCGCACGAGGCGCTGAGCTCTTTCGGGGCCGCCGGGTTCGCGGAGCGCGCGAGGCGCGAACTGCTGGCCACCGGTACGGCGGTACGCCCACGGGCGGTGGCGACGTACCAGGCACTCACCGCGCAGGAGGCGCAGATCGCGCGGCTGGCCGGCGACGGGCTCACTAATCCCGAGATCGGCGCCAGGCTTTTTATCAGCCGTCACACCGTCGACTGGCACCTGCGCAAGGTCTACGCGAAGCTCGGCATCACCTCCCGCCGCGAGCTCCGCGCCGTACTCCCCGACCTCGCCCTCACCTCTGGGTGA
- a CDS encoding phosphomannomutase/phosphoglucomutase has product MRNLDDVVKAYDLRGTVPNQLDEALAHQVGAAFVHHFGARTITVGHDMRVSSPGLAAAFAAGANSRGADVLALGFVSTDLLYYASGQRDVPGAMITASHNPPAYNGIKLCRAGAAPVGQDTGLGDIRKLLERGLPPYDGTPGRTDTQDLLPAYSDYLHGLVPLGRIRRLKVVVDAGNGMAGRTVPVVLERPALEIVPLYFELDGTFPHRPPNPMDPANLAGLRAAVREHAADLGLAFDGDADRCFFVDETGEPVPPSSIVSLIADQVLADRPGATIVYNAITSRAVPERIAEQGGRSVRTRVGHSFIKKVMADTGAEFGGEHSGHYYFRRFWNADSGMLAALHVLAAVGRTDVPMSKLTAGLARYVASGELNLTVGDSGAALRMVEGRFVADGATADHLDGLTVSLPGRAWFNLRPSNTEPLLRLNVEAGDTATMVRLRDRVLAMLGQARPAR; this is encoded by the coding sequence ATGCGCAACCTCGACGACGTAGTGAAGGCCTACGACCTCCGGGGCACGGTGCCCAACCAACTCGACGAGGCACTGGCCCATCAGGTTGGGGCGGCGTTCGTCCATCATTTCGGCGCGCGGACGATCACGGTCGGCCACGACATGCGCGTCTCCTCGCCAGGACTCGCCGCGGCCTTCGCGGCGGGCGCCAACAGCCGCGGAGCCGACGTACTCGCCCTCGGATTCGTGTCGACCGACCTGCTGTACTACGCCTCGGGGCAGCGGGACGTTCCAGGCGCGATGATCACCGCGAGCCACAACCCTCCGGCGTATAATGGGATCAAGCTGTGCCGGGCAGGAGCCGCGCCGGTCGGCCAGGACACCGGGCTCGGCGACATCCGGAAGCTCCTCGAGCGTGGCCTGCCGCCGTATGACGGTACGCCGGGCCGCACGGACACCCAGGATCTGCTGCCGGCGTACTCCGACTACCTGCACGGTCTCGTCCCGCTCGGCAGGATCCGGCGCCTGAAGGTGGTGGTCGACGCCGGGAACGGCATGGCCGGCCGGACCGTGCCGGTCGTCCTGGAACGTCCGGCGCTGGAGATCGTGCCGCTGTACTTCGAACTCGACGGCACCTTCCCGCACCGTCCGCCGAACCCGATGGACCCGGCCAACCTGGCCGGCCTGCGTGCCGCGGTCCGCGAACACGCGGCGGACCTCGGCCTGGCGTTCGACGGCGACGCCGATCGCTGCTTCTTCGTGGACGAGACCGGCGAGCCCGTGCCGCCGAGCAGCATCGTGAGCCTGATCGCGGACCAGGTACTCGCAGACCGGCCCGGCGCCACCATCGTGTACAACGCGATCACCAGCCGAGCGGTCCCCGAGCGGATCGCGGAGCAAGGCGGCCGATCGGTCCGCACGCGCGTGGGGCACTCGTTCATCAAGAAGGTGATGGCCGACACCGGCGCCGAGTTCGGCGGCGAGCACTCCGGGCACTACTACTTCCGCCGCTTCTGGAACGCCGACAGCGGCATGCTCGCTGCGCTGCACGTCCTCGCCGCCGTGGGCCGGACGGACGTCCCGATGTCCAAGCTGACGGCAGGTTTGGCGCGGTACGTCGCCAGCGGCGAACTCAATCTCACCGTCGGCGACAGCGGAGCCGCCCTGCGGATGGTCGAGGGCCGGTTCGTCGCCGACGGCGCAACGGCCGATCACCTCGACGGATTGACTGTCTCGCTGCCCGGCAGGGCGTGGTTCAATCTCCGCCCGTCGAACACCGAGCCGCTCCTCCGACTCAACGTCGAAGCGGGCGACACGGCAACGATGGTGCGCCTGCGCGACCGGGTACTGGCGATGCTCGGGCAGGCTCGTCCGGCGAGATAG
- a CDS encoding glycosidase yields MTIRCTLTRSGVLMRPEPGNAFEVEGVLNPAAGRTPDGELHLLPRLVAAGNVSRIGLARIEVRDGVPAWVQRQGIALAPEEGWERGRHHSGVEDPRVTFIAALGLNVMTYVAYGPFGPRPALAVSFNLRQWQRLGPLHFEYQASLDADLNLFSNKDTVFFPRPVPGPDGDLSYAMLHRPMWDLGQVRTGEGVRLPAGVADERPGIWVSFVPVAEVERNLGNLVHLRHHRLVALPEYAFEALKIGAGPPPLWTRDGWLVIHHGVTGEQPEGFDPTKQRVTYAAGALLLDADDVTKVLDRTPEPLLSPQTEDERVGTVANVVFPTAIEEIEGVHYVFYGMADAKIGVARLDGA; encoded by the coding sequence ATGACGATCCGCTGCACGCTGACCCGGAGCGGCGTACTGATGCGACCCGAGCCGGGCAACGCGTTCGAGGTCGAAGGAGTGCTGAACCCGGCTGCCGGCCGGACCCCGGACGGCGAACTGCACCTGCTGCCGCGGTTGGTGGCCGCAGGCAACGTCTCGCGGATCGGGCTGGCCCGGATCGAGGTCCGCGACGGCGTGCCGGCCTGGGTGCAGCGCCAGGGCATCGCGCTCGCCCCGGAGGAGGGCTGGGAACGCGGCCGGCACCACTCCGGGGTGGAGGACCCGCGCGTCACCTTCATCGCGGCGCTCGGACTGAACGTGATGACGTACGTCGCCTACGGTCCGTTCGGGCCGCGGCCGGCGCTCGCGGTGTCGTTCAACCTCCGGCAATGGCAGCGCCTCGGACCGCTGCACTTCGAGTACCAGGCGTCGCTGGACGCGGACCTGAACCTGTTCTCGAACAAGGACACGGTCTTCTTCCCGCGTCCGGTCCCCGGCCCGGACGGCGACCTGTCGTACGCGATGCTGCACCGGCCGATGTGGGACCTCGGACAGGTTCGCACCGGGGAGGGCGTGCGGCTGCCGGCCGGTGTCGCGGACGAGCGCCCCGGGATCTGGGTGTCCTTCGTGCCGGTCGCCGAGGTCGAGCGCAACCTCGGCAACCTGGTCCATCTGCGCCACCACCGGCTGGTGGCGTTGCCGGAGTACGCGTTCGAGGCGCTGAAGATCGGTGCCGGGCCCCCACCGCTGTGGACGCGCGACGGCTGGCTGGTCATCCATCACGGGGTCACCGGCGAGCAACCGGAGGGCTTTGACCCCACGAAGCAGCGCGTGACGTACGCCGCCGGCGCGCTGCTGCTCGACGCCGACGACGTCACCAAGGTCCTGGACCGGACGCCGGAGCCGCTGCTCTCGCCGCAGACCGAGGACGAGCGGGTCGGCACGGTCGCCAACGTCGTGTTCCCGACCGCGATCGAGGAGATCGAGGGCGTGCACTACGTCTTCTACGGGATGGCCGACGCCAAGATCGGCGTGGCCCGGCTCGACGGAGCCTGA
- a CDS encoding carbohydrate ABC transporter permease: MKLRFVTLLLGAFVFLFPFYYMLIGSLQAEPDPSVGGAFPRPDNLTGRNYAEIDAAINLGRTLINSGVFTGGVLLGTLVGGVLAGYALARLRFRGRGAVFNLMLLVQVVPFQLLTIPLYVLIVRNYGLADSYLGMILPFAINSTAVFVFRQYFLLLPAELFDAARVDGASELRILWSVAIPLVKPALLTGVLLTFIGPWNEFLWPFLITKQQDLQPLAVALSNYLTTVSARAANPFGAVLAGACVLAAPAVGLFIIFQRQFISQSIESGVKG, encoded by the coding sequence ATGAAGCTCAGGTTCGTGACGTTGCTCCTCGGCGCCTTCGTGTTCCTGTTTCCCTTTTACTACATGCTGATCGGATCGCTGCAGGCCGAACCGGACCCGTCCGTCGGAGGAGCGTTTCCGCGGCCGGACAACCTCACCGGCCGCAACTACGCGGAGATCGACGCGGCGATCAATCTCGGGCGCACGCTGATCAACTCGGGAGTCTTCACCGGCGGCGTCCTGCTCGGCACGCTCGTCGGCGGCGTCCTCGCCGGCTACGCGCTCGCCAGGTTGCGGTTCCGCGGTCGCGGCGCGGTGTTCAACCTGATGCTGCTCGTCCAGGTCGTCCCGTTCCAGCTGCTCACGATCCCGCTGTACGTGCTGATCGTGCGCAACTACGGCCTCGCCGACTCCTACCTGGGCATGATCCTGCCGTTCGCGATCAACTCGACCGCGGTGTTCGTGTTCCGCCAGTACTTCCTGCTGTTGCCCGCCGAACTGTTCGACGCCGCCCGGGTCGACGGCGCGTCGGAGCTGCGGATCCTCTGGAGCGTGGCGATCCCGCTCGTGAAGCCGGCGCTGCTGACCGGTGTCCTGCTGACCTTCATCGGCCCGTGGAACGAGTTCCTCTGGCCCTTCCTGATCACCAAGCAGCAGGACCTGCAACCACTCGCCGTCGCGTTGTCGAACTACCTGACGACGGTCTCGGCGCGCGCCGCCAACCCGTTCGGCGCCGTCCTCGCCGGGGCCTGCGTGCTCGCCGCGCCGGCCGTCGGCCTGTTCATCATCTTCCAGCGCCAATTCATCTCCCAGAGCATCGAGTCCGGAGTGAAAGGTTGA
- a CDS encoding carbohydrate ABC transporter permease translates to MTVTDRPTIRDAPDHRVPARRGRPGRVNGRQPIGALLVTPYLVFLLVVFAYPLCYAVYISFHDYFFAAPGAVVDRPFVGLQNYRTVLADPAVRRSFVNVGIFLVINVPLTAVLSLTLAGALNKAVRWRTFFRVSYYVPYVTASVAVVGVWLFLFNSDGLVNSILGPLAPDPSWLVSSALAMPTVAVYVTWKQLGFFILLYLAALQNLSKDLYEAAAMDGAGRFASFWNVTVPGVRPATTLVVLLATVTGANLFTEPYLLTGGGGPDGASASPVLIMYQRGIEQGSPDIGAAIGILLVIGVLLLALVERRLVGRDD, encoded by the coding sequence ATGACCGTGACCGATCGACCGACGATCCGCGACGCGCCGGACCACCGCGTGCCCGCGCGGCGCGGCCGGCCCGGGCGGGTCAACGGCCGGCAGCCGATCGGCGCTCTGCTGGTGACGCCGTACCTCGTCTTCCTGCTCGTGGTCTTCGCTTATCCACTCTGCTACGCGGTCTACATCTCGTTCCACGACTACTTCTTCGCGGCACCTGGAGCCGTGGTCGACCGGCCTTTCGTCGGGTTGCAGAACTACCGCACTGTGCTCGCGGATCCCGCCGTACGCCGGTCCTTCGTGAACGTGGGCATCTTCTTGGTGATCAACGTCCCGCTGACGGCTGTGCTGTCCTTGACGCTCGCCGGGGCGCTCAACAAGGCGGTCCGGTGGCGGACCTTCTTTCGGGTCAGCTACTACGTGCCGTACGTCACGGCGTCGGTCGCGGTCGTTGGCGTCTGGCTGTTCCTGTTCAACTCCGACGGCTTGGTGAACTCGATCCTCGGTCCGCTCGCGCCGGATCCGTCGTGGCTGGTCAGCTCGGCGCTCGCGATGCCGACCGTGGCCGTGTACGTCACCTGGAAGCAGCTCGGGTTCTTCATCCTGCTGTACCTCGCCGCGTTGCAGAACCTTTCGAAGGATCTCTACGAAGCGGCGGCTATGGACGGTGCCGGGCGGTTCGCCTCGTTCTGGAACGTCACCGTTCCAGGGGTACGGCCGGCGACGACGCTCGTGGTCCTGTTGGCGACGGTGACCGGCGCGAATCTCTTCACCGAGCCGTACCTGCTGACCGGGGGCGGCGGCCCGGACGGCGCGTCTGCGTCACCCGTCCTGATCATGTACCAGCGCGGCATCGAACAGGGGAGTCCGGACATCGGCGCAGCGATCGGCATCCTGCTCGTGATCGGCGTACTGCTGCTCGCCCTGGTCGAACGGCGGCTTGTCGGGAGGGACGACTGA
- a CDS encoding extracellular solute-binding protein → MRRTFTAVALGAVLAAAAACGSDDAGTGIETRGPITVWYSNNLEEVAWGKQMVAAWNTAHPDQLVTAQEIPTGKSSEEVIGAAITAGNAPCLIFNTSPASVSQFQKQGGLVPLDSFADGTSYVEGRSGEVAQQYKSSDGKYYQLPWKSNPVMIFYNKKAFAKAGIDAGNPPLGTYEEFLATSRKIVAGRGAQYAILPAPSNEFFQSWFDFYPLFAAATGGKQLIEDKHATFAGDEGRAVAQFWRTMYAEKLAGQEKYTGDAFADGKAAMAIVGPWAVSVYRGKVDWGVAPVPTPTGTAADATHTFSDAKNVAIYSACKNRGTAWDVLKFATSSEQDGKFLELTGQMPLRNDVASAYPEYFTKNPDYRTFAEQSARTVEVPNVPNSITIWQTFRDAYSRSVIFGKQDPGASLDEAAKRVDELASQP, encoded by the coding sequence ATGAGGCGAACGTTCACGGCTGTCGCGCTCGGAGCGGTGCTGGCGGCCGCGGCGGCGTGCGGCAGCGACGACGCCGGGACCGGCATCGAGACCCGCGGGCCGATCACGGTCTGGTACTCCAACAATCTCGAAGAGGTTGCTTGGGGCAAGCAGATGGTGGCTGCCTGGAACACGGCGCATCCGGATCAGCTGGTCACCGCGCAGGAGATCCCGACCGGGAAGAGCTCGGAGGAGGTGATCGGCGCCGCGATCACGGCCGGCAATGCGCCGTGTCTGATCTTCAACACGTCGCCGGCGTCCGTCTCGCAGTTCCAGAAGCAGGGCGGCCTGGTACCGCTCGATTCCTTCGCTGACGGGACGTCGTACGTCGAGGGCCGTTCGGGCGAGGTCGCGCAGCAGTACAAGTCGTCGGACGGCAAGTACTACCAGCTGCCGTGGAAGTCGAACCCGGTGATGATCTTCTACAACAAGAAGGCGTTCGCGAAGGCCGGTATCGACGCCGGGAACCCGCCGCTGGGGACGTACGAGGAGTTCCTCGCCACGTCGCGGAAGATCGTCGCCGGCCGCGGAGCGCAGTACGCGATCCTGCCGGCGCCGAGCAACGAGTTCTTTCAGTCGTGGTTCGACTTCTATCCCTTGTTCGCTGCCGCGACCGGCGGGAAGCAGCTGATCGAGGACAAGCACGCGACGTTCGCCGGTGACGAGGGTAGGGCGGTCGCGCAGTTCTGGCGGACGATGTACGCCGAGAAGCTCGCTGGGCAGGAGAAGTACACCGGTGACGCGTTCGCGGACGGCAAGGCCGCGATGGCGATCGTCGGCCCCTGGGCGGTGTCGGTGTACCGCGGCAAGGTCGACTGGGGCGTCGCCCCGGTGCCGACGCCCACGGGTACGGCGGCCGATGCGACGCACACGTTCTCGGACGCGAAGAACGTCGCCATATATTCGGCGTGCAAGAACCGCGGGACGGCCTGGGACGTGCTGAAGTTCGCGACCAGCAGTGAGCAGGACGGCAAGTTCCTCGAACTCACGGGGCAGATGCCGCTGCGGAACGACGTCGCGTCGGCGTACCCGGAGTACTTCACGAAGAACCCTGACTACCGGACGTTCGCCGAGCAGTCCGCCCGCACCGTCGAGGTGCCCAACGTGCCGAACTCGATCACCATCTGGCAGACCTTCCGGGACGCGTACTCCAGGTCTGTCATCTTTGGCAAGCAGGATCCGGGCGCCTCGCTCGACGAGGCCGCGAAGCGCGTCGATGAACTGGCGTCGCAGCCATGA